The following DNA comes from bacterium.
GTTTGTGCTCGATTATTATCATGGCAGGCCCTTCACTGTGGAGCCTTCCGAAACGGCCTCCCTTGTGGAGCCTTCTCAAGGACTTGGCCATGAGCTCGGTTTCGGCAGGGCTCAATCCACCGAAGGGTTCGTCCAGAAGCAGCAACTCAGGATCCGTGGCAATGGCCCTGGCCACTTCCAACCTCTTGAGATCTCCCTGGGAGAGGGTGGAGGCCTTCTCCAATGCCATGTCAGAGATGCCAACGAACTCCAGGGCGTCCATGGCCCTGGCCTCGACCCTCTTTACCCATTCCCCCCTCTTCATGGCCCTGGGGCAAAGACATGAGACCATCACATTGGCTATTATGGGCAGTCTTCTGAAGGGCCTCATGTTTTGAAATGTGCCTGCTATACCCAAATTGACAACATCCCAGGTCTTGAGCCCCACGATGTTTTTCCCCTTGAAAAAAATGCTGCCTTCATCAGGGGCCAGTATGCCCAGGACAAGCCTCAG
Coding sequences within:
- a CDS encoding ABC transporter ATP-binding protein, with the translated sequence MGQVLLEVQGLSKNFGGLRAVNNVSFKVRRDEMVGLIGPNGAGKTTLLRLVLGILAPDEGSIFFKGKNIVGLKTWDVVNLGIAGTFQNMRPFRRLPIIANVMVSCLCPRAMKRGEWVKRVEARAMDALEFVGISDMALEKASTLSQGDLKRLEVARAIATDPELLLLDEPFGGLSPAETELMAKSLRRLHKGGRFGRLHSEGPAMIIIEHKLQQLMQIVDRIVVLNFGNVIADGKPEEVVRDPKVVEAYLGKEAQSAAP